In the genome of Gordonia rubripertincta, one region contains:
- a CDS encoding PTS fructose transporter subunit IIABC: protein MTEQIITAQTVSLDVDAGADPAAVITTLADALAAAGRTTDPADLARAALEREAKSATGLPGGIAIPHARTASVTSASLAMARLSRKVDFGAPDGPADLVFLIAAPEGGAAAHMKLLSSLARSLVRPDFVAALREAETDDRVIELVTEAIDPDAKKTVSTPPAAPATTETPGGAESTAGKSDERRPRILAITACPTGIAHTYMAADALKYAAERAGVDFAVETQGSSATTPFDPDVIASADAVIFATDIGVKGKGRFHGKPVIASGVKRAINEPDTMIAEAVAAGQNPDAPRVTDDGGTDAASSGSSSGVGLAGRTRQALMTGVSYMIPFVAAGGLLIALGFLLAGYEIANSTLDAGGSLNDAAFIALNNSLWDLPSGGLLQYLGAVSFAIGSGVMGLAVPVLAGYISFAIADRPGIAPGFVAGIVSLAVGASFIGALIGGLIAGAACLWISRLPVPQWARGLMPVVIIPLFGSLIVGGLLYLVLGKPLAWLTEQMNSGLESMSGGSAVVLGIVLGLMMCFDLGGPVNKTAYLFATAGIADAATAGPAQFQIMAAVMCAGMVPPLALALATVLRPGLFTEPERENGKAAWLLGASFISEGAIPFAAADPFRVIPSMMAGGALSGALIMAFGVELRAPHGGIFVFFAMNNWGLFLVALLAGTVLSAVVVIAAKQFGRTREIAAADLEAVAA from the coding sequence ATGACCGAGCAGATCATCACCGCACAGACGGTGAGTCTCGACGTCGACGCCGGCGCCGACCCCGCCGCCGTCATCACCACCCTCGCCGATGCTCTGGCCGCGGCCGGACGGACCACCGATCCGGCCGACCTGGCCCGAGCGGCACTCGAACGAGAGGCCAAGTCCGCCACCGGGCTTCCCGGAGGCATCGCGATCCCGCATGCGCGCACCGCGTCGGTGACGTCGGCGAGCCTCGCCATGGCGCGCCTGTCCCGCAAGGTCGACTTCGGCGCACCCGACGGTCCGGCCGATCTCGTCTTCCTCATCGCCGCCCCCGAGGGCGGTGCGGCCGCGCACATGAAACTGCTGAGTTCGCTGGCGCGCTCGCTCGTCCGCCCCGATTTCGTGGCGGCCCTCCGCGAGGCCGAGACCGACGACCGCGTCATCGAACTGGTCACCGAGGCCATCGACCCCGACGCCAAGAAGACGGTGTCCACTCCCCCGGCGGCTCCGGCGACGACCGAGACCCCGGGCGGCGCCGAGTCGACCGCCGGGAAGTCCGACGAGAGGCGGCCGCGCATCCTCGCCATCACCGCCTGCCCCACCGGGATCGCACACACCTACATGGCCGCGGACGCCCTCAAGTACGCCGCCGAACGGGCCGGGGTCGACTTCGCGGTGGAGACGCAGGGCTCTTCGGCCACCACACCGTTCGATCCCGACGTCATCGCATCCGCGGACGCCGTCATCTTCGCGACCGACATCGGAGTGAAGGGCAAGGGCCGCTTCCACGGCAAGCCGGTGATCGCCTCGGGCGTCAAACGCGCCATCAACGAACCCGACACGATGATCGCCGAAGCCGTTGCCGCCGGGCAGAATCCGGATGCGCCGCGGGTAACCGACGACGGAGGCACCGACGCCGCCTCGTCCGGATCGTCGTCGGGTGTCGGACTGGCCGGTCGCACCCGGCAGGCACTCATGACCGGTGTCAGCTACATGATCCCGTTCGTCGCGGCGGGCGGTCTGCTCATCGCACTGGGCTTCCTGCTCGCTGGCTACGAGATCGCCAACAGCACCCTCGATGCCGGCGGTTCCCTCAACGACGCCGCCTTCATCGCCCTGAACAACAGCCTCTGGGATCTCCCCTCCGGGGGTCTCCTCCAGTACCTCGGCGCGGTGAGTTTCGCAATCGGATCGGGGGTGATGGGGCTCGCCGTCCCGGTCCTCGCCGGATACATCTCCTTCGCGATCGCCGACCGTCCCGGCATCGCACCCGGTTTCGTCGCGGGCATCGTGTCCCTCGCCGTCGGTGCGAGCTTCATCGGCGCACTCATCGGCGGCCTGATCGCCGGCGCCGCGTGCCTGTGGATCTCGCGACTCCCGGTTCCGCAGTGGGCCCGGGGCCTGATGCCGGTCGTGATCATCCCGTTGTTCGGCAGCCTGATCGTCGGCGGCCTGCTCTACCTGGTTCTCGGCAAGCCGCTCGCCTGGCTGACCGAACAGATGAACTCCGGACTCGAGAGCATGTCCGGCGGATCGGCCGTCGTCCTGGGCATCGTGCTCGGCCTGATGATGTGCTTCGACCTCGGCGGCCCGGTCAACAAGACCGCCTACCTGTTCGCCACCGCCGGTATCGCCGACGCCGCGACCGCAGGCCCCGCACAGTTCCAGATCATGGCCGCGGTCATGTGCGCCGGCATGGTCCCACCGCTCGCCCTCGCGCTCGCCACAGTGCTCCGGCCCGGCCTGTTCACCGAACCCGAACGCGAGAACGGCAAGGCCGCATGGCTTCTCGGCGCGTCGTTCATCTCCGAGGGCGCCATCCCGTTCGCCGCGGCCGACCCGTTCCGCGTCATCCCGTCGATGATGGCCGGCGGCGCCCTGTCCGGCGCGCTGATCATGGCATTCGGTGTCGAACTCCGCGCCCCGCACGGCGGCATCTTCGTCTTCTTCGCCATGAACAACTGGGGGCTGTTCCTCGTGGCCCTGCTGGCCGGCACCGTCCTGAGTGCGGTCGTGGTGATCGCGGCGAAGCAGTTCGGCCGGACCCGCGAGATCGCGGCGGCCGACCTCGAGGCCGTGGCAGCCTGA
- a CDS encoding HPr family phosphocarrier protein, with translation MPSTTATVGSAVGLHARPATIIAEAVADTGSTVTLALEGGDPVDAGSALMIMTLGAEKGTKVVVTAEDQAALDKIATLVETDLDAD, from the coding sequence ATGCCCAGCACCACCGCCACCGTCGGATCGGCCGTCGGCCTGCACGCCCGCCCGGCCACGATCATCGCCGAGGCCGTCGCCGACACCGGCAGCACCGTGACCCTCGCGCTCGAGGGCGGCGACCCGGTCGACGCCGGTTCCGCACTGATGATCATGACGCTCGGCGCCGAGAAGGGCACCAAGGTCGTGGTGACCGCCGAGGACCAGGCCGCCCTGGACAAGATCGCCACCCTCGTCGAGACCGATCTCGACGCGGACTGA
- a CDS encoding amino acid ABC transporter ATP-binding protein, which yields MIAMRGVQKHFGSLHVLKDIDFEVPAGQVVVVLGPSGSGKSTLCRTINRLEPIDEGEIRVEGQLLPAEGKDLARLRADVGMVFQSFNLFSHKTILENVTLAPTKVRKKSKADANKRALELLERVGIASQKDKYPAQLSGGQQQRVAIARSLAMDPKVMLFDEPTSALDPEMVNEVLDVMVSLAKEGMTMLVVTHEMGFARKAADRVIFMADGAIIEDAEPDTFFTDPKTDRARDFLGKILGH from the coding sequence ATGATCGCGATGCGCGGGGTGCAGAAGCACTTCGGTTCGCTGCACGTCCTCAAAGACATCGACTTCGAGGTTCCCGCCGGTCAGGTGGTCGTGGTCCTCGGTCCGTCCGGATCGGGCAAGTCCACCCTCTGCCGGACCATCAACCGCCTCGAACCGATCGACGAGGGTGAGATCCGTGTCGAGGGTCAGCTCCTGCCGGCCGAGGGCAAGGACCTCGCCCGCCTGCGCGCCGACGTCGGCATGGTGTTCCAGTCCTTCAATCTGTTCTCCCACAAGACGATCCTCGAGAACGTCACCCTCGCACCGACAAAGGTGCGCAAGAAGTCCAAGGCCGACGCCAACAAGCGCGCGCTGGAACTGCTCGAGCGGGTCGGCATCGCCAGCCAGAAGGACAAATACCCCGCCCAGCTGTCCGGCGGCCAGCAGCAGCGCGTCGCCATCGCCCGCTCCCTCGCCATGGACCCGAAGGTCATGCTGTTCGACGAGCCGACCTCCGCACTCGACCCCGAGATGGTCAACGAGGTCCTCGACGTCATGGTCTCCCTGGCCAAGGAGGGCATGACGATGCTCGTGGTCACCCACGAGATGGGCTTCGCCCGCAAGGCCGCCGACCGGGTGATCTTCATGGCCGACGGCGCGATCATCGAGGACGCCGAACCCGACACCTTCTTCACCGACCCCAAGACCGACCGGGCACGCGACTTCCTCGGCAAGATCCTGGGGCACTGA
- the miaA gene encoding tRNA (adenosine(37)-N6)-dimethylallyltransferase MiaA, with protein MSDHPEFRPIMVVGPTACGKSDLALDLAERLGGEIVNIDAMQQYRGMDIGTAKVPFDERRGIPHHQIDVLDVTEVATVARYQQAATADVERLLDAGRIPVIVGGSMMYIQGLLDNWQFPATDPEVRGRYEEMLAERGVAEMHRLLASVDPAAAATILDTDGRRIVRALEVVELTGQPFAASQPTIGEPRWGTVILALDRETAELDDRIARRTRLMFSTGLVDEVEALCAVGLREGRTASQAIGYKQVLGALDGEYDMARAEELTFIGTRRYVRRQRSWFRRDHRAVWLDAAAPDLADRALAAV; from the coding sequence ATGAGCGACCATCCGGAATTTCGACCGATCATGGTCGTCGGCCCGACTGCGTGCGGGAAATCCGACCTCGCCCTCGATCTCGCCGAGCGGCTCGGCGGGGAGATCGTCAACATCGACGCGATGCAGCAGTACCGCGGTATGGACATCGGGACCGCCAAGGTGCCGTTCGATGAACGCCGTGGCATCCCGCACCATCAGATCGACGTCCTCGACGTGACCGAGGTGGCGACCGTCGCCCGGTACCAGCAGGCCGCGACCGCCGACGTGGAGCGACTCCTCGACGCAGGCCGGATCCCGGTCATCGTCGGCGGCTCGATGATGTACATCCAGGGGTTGCTCGACAACTGGCAGTTCCCGGCGACCGATCCCGAGGTCCGCGGCCGGTACGAGGAGATGCTCGCCGAACGCGGCGTCGCCGAGATGCACCGGCTGCTGGCATCGGTCGATCCCGCCGCGGCCGCAACGATTCTCGACACCGACGGCCGGCGCATCGTCCGCGCGCTGGAGGTCGTCGAACTGACCGGGCAGCCGTTCGCGGCGTCCCAACCGACGATCGGTGAGCCCCGGTGGGGAACCGTGATCCTCGCGCTCGACCGGGAGACCGCCGAACTCGACGACCGGATCGCGCGTCGTACCCGCTTGATGTTCTCCACGGGGCTCGTCGACGAAGTCGAGGCACTGTGTGCGGTCGGACTGCGGGAGGGCCGCACGGCTTCGCAGGCGATCGGCTACAAGCAGGTGCTGGGCGCCCTCGACGGTGAATACGACATGGCCCGGGCCGAGGAACTCACCTTCATCGGCACCCGCCGGTACGTGCGCAGGCAGCGGTCGTGGTTTCGCCGCGATCACCGTGCCGTCTGGCTCGACGCCGCCGCCCCCGACCTCGCCGACCGTGCTCTGGCCGCTGTCTGA
- a CDS encoding glutamate ABC transporter substrate-binding protein, with amino-acid sequence MRMSQETHHAHPQVSRWRSAGLVVAVVALLAGLLSGCGSTEPRNLLSSIREGSVVLGVKFDQPGLGLYEPDGNVTGFDASVATYVVNAIADDLGVDHPEITWRETPSARREAMIDNGEVDLIAATYSINASRSKKVSFGGPYLQTYQGLMVRADDNSIDELTDLDKGKKLCSVTGSTSAQNVKAQLPTVQLQEYDSYSACVEALRRGKVDALTTDEAILAGYANFWKDEFKLVEMTYLKDACVKDALKTAGSPFSTERYGVGVALNDTAAVDAINKALDAMLKPVKGAESAWNADLREALGNEYVDEIIARADRPDSKFPYLPDPGDLEFLDSPSTPCPPGLE; translated from the coding sequence ATGCGGATGAGTCAGGAAACACACCACGCGCACCCGCAGGTATCCCGATGGCGCAGCGCCGGACTGGTCGTAGCCGTCGTCGCCCTGCTCGCCGGACTCCTGTCGGGTTGCGGCAGCACCGAACCCCGCAACCTGCTGAGCTCGATCCGTGAGGGATCGGTCGTCCTCGGCGTCAAGTTCGACCAGCCCGGCCTGGGCCTGTACGAGCCGGACGGTAACGTCACCGGCTTCGACGCGTCGGTGGCCACCTACGTGGTCAACGCCATCGCCGACGACCTGGGGGTCGACCACCCGGAGATCACCTGGCGCGAGACGCCGTCGGCCCGTCGCGAGGCGATGATCGACAACGGCGAGGTCGACCTGATCGCCGCCACCTACTCGATCAACGCCAGCCGTTCCAAGAAGGTCTCGTTCGGCGGACCGTACCTGCAGACCTACCAGGGCCTGATGGTGCGTGCCGACGACAACTCGATCGACGAGCTCACCGACCTAGACAAGGGCAAGAAGCTCTGTTCGGTGACCGGCTCGACGTCGGCGCAGAACGTGAAGGCTCAGCTGCCGACGGTGCAGCTCCAGGAGTACGACTCCTACTCCGCCTGCGTCGAGGCACTCCGTCGCGGCAAAGTCGACGCGCTGACGACCGACGAGGCGATCCTGGCCGGCTACGCCAACTTCTGGAAGGACGAGTTCAAGCTCGTCGAGATGACCTATCTCAAAGACGCCTGTGTCAAGGACGCGCTGAAAACGGCGGGCAGCCCGTTCTCCACCGAACGCTACGGCGTCGGTGTCGCGCTCAACGACACGGCCGCGGTCGATGCGATCAACAAGGCCCTCGACGCCATGCTGAAGCCGGTCAAGGGTGCGGAGTCAGCGTGGAACGCCGACCTGCGCGAGGCTCTCGGCAACGAGTACGTGGACGAGATCATCGCGCGCGCGGACCGTCCCGACTCCAAGTTCCCCTATCTGCCGGACCCCGGTGACCTCGAGTTCCTCGACTCACCGTCCACGCCGTGCCCGCCCGGACTCGAGTGA
- a CDS encoding DUF349 domain-containing protein, translated as MTHPTDPSTATEAPQTSTPVPTPTPGPKPGPRPKPGPRPGPHEPVITHISAGDPHRYGRIDSSGVVWLKTADGEREIGQWQAGTIEEGLAHFARRFDDLATEVEILEERLSARSGDPRKAQAAAKHLLDDLPNAHVIGDVAALQQRLEAIVGSADEVAESLRAEREKTRATAIARKETLAGEAEQIGAEATNWKGAGDRLREILDEWKTIKGIDRKTDDALWKRYAKARDAFNRRRGAHFAELDRERAGAKERKEALIARAEELSSSTDWGPTSARFRELLGEWKAAGRAPRDTDEALWQRFKAAQDVFFNARNAATSERDAEFAANATAKIALLEAAEKAIDPAADLDAARREFRSFRDKWDEIGKVPRDQMHSLEARARAIEKRIRDAEDAQWQRTDPEAQARAAQFADRAAQFEEQARKAAEKGKDREAASLREQAAQWREWAEAAHSAVTDR; from the coding sequence ATGACCCACCCGACCGACCCCTCCACGGCCACCGAGGCGCCGCAGACGAGCACTCCGGTCCCGACGCCGACGCCCGGCCCCAAACCCGGTCCGCGCCCCAAGCCGGGCCCGCGTCCGGGACCGCACGAACCCGTCATCACGCACATCAGTGCCGGCGATCCGCACCGCTACGGACGCATCGACTCCTCGGGTGTGGTGTGGCTCAAGACCGCCGACGGCGAACGCGAGATCGGCCAGTGGCAGGCCGGCACCATCGAAGAGGGTCTCGCCCACTTCGCGCGCCGCTTCGACGACCTCGCCACCGAGGTCGAGATCCTCGAGGAACGCCTCAGCGCACGGTCCGGTGACCCGCGCAAGGCCCAGGCCGCCGCCAAGCACCTGCTCGACGACCTGCCGAACGCCCACGTCATCGGCGATGTCGCCGCGCTACAGCAGCGCCTGGAGGCCATCGTCGGCTCCGCCGACGAGGTCGCCGAGTCGCTGCGCGCCGAGCGCGAGAAGACCCGCGCCACCGCCATCGCCCGCAAGGAGACGCTTGCCGGCGAGGCCGAGCAGATCGGCGCCGAAGCCACCAACTGGAAGGGCGCCGGCGATCGACTCCGCGAGATCCTCGACGAGTGGAAGACCATCAAGGGCATCGATCGCAAGACCGATGACGCCCTGTGGAAGCGCTACGCGAAGGCCCGCGATGCCTTCAACCGCCGCCGGGGCGCCCATTTCGCCGAACTCGACCGCGAGCGCGCCGGGGCGAAGGAACGCAAGGAAGCGCTGATCGCCCGCGCCGAGGAACTGTCGTCGTCCACCGACTGGGGTCCCACCTCGGCCAGGTTCCGCGAACTGCTGGGTGAGTGGAAGGCCGCCGGTCGTGCGCCCCGCGACACCGACGAGGCCCTGTGGCAGCGGTTCAAGGCAGCCCAGGACGTCTTCTTCAACGCTCGCAACGCCGCGACCTCCGAACGTGACGCCGAGTTCGCGGCCAACGCGACCGCCAAGATCGCGCTGCTCGAGGCCGCCGAGAAGGCCATCGACCCGGCCGCCGACCTCGACGCGGCGCGTCGCGAGTTCCGGTCGTTCCGCGACAAGTGGGACGAGATCGGCAAGGTCCCACGCGACCAGATGCATTCGCTGGAAGCACGCGCACGGGCCATCGAGAAGCGCATCCGCGATGCCGAGGACGCGCAGTGGCAACGCACCGACCCGGAGGCCCAGGCGCGAGCGGCCCAGTTCGCCGACCGCGCCGCGCAGTTCGAGGAGCAGGCCCGCAAGGCCGCCGAGAAGGGCAAGGACCGCGAGGCGGCGTCGCTGCGCGAACAGGCCGCGCAGTGGCGCGAATGGGCCGAGGCCGCGCACAGCGCCGTCACCGACCGCTGA
- the dapF gene encoding diaminopimelate epimerase — MRVSSPQTGLRFVKGHGTQNDFVVLADPAAELSLDAEMVAALCDRQRGIGADGLLRVARAGALVERGVLDALPDGVAADDWFMDYRNGDGSIAEMCGNGVRVFAHFVRATGLTDTDTFTVGSRAGARPVIIHSFDDVHAEVTVEMGIARLDGTSVVRIGDDIYPGAKVDVGNPHLACVVADLTADALAAVDFTAGVVIEADDFPNGANVELLTPPAEDVDGRLYARMRVFERGVGETRSCGTGLVAATRAALDARGQDTGELRIGIPGGEVTVTIRTDGSTLRGPSMLVADGVLRPGWDR, encoded by the coding sequence GTGCGCGTGAGTTCACCACAGACCGGTCTGCGCTTCGTCAAGGGTCACGGCACCCAGAACGATTTCGTCGTGCTCGCCGACCCGGCCGCCGAACTGTCGCTCGACGCCGAGATGGTCGCGGCTCTGTGCGACCGGCAGCGGGGCATCGGGGCCGACGGCCTGCTGCGCGTCGCGCGAGCGGGTGCGCTCGTCGAACGCGGTGTTCTCGACGCCCTGCCGGACGGTGTCGCGGCCGACGACTGGTTCATGGACTACCGCAACGGTGACGGCTCGATCGCCGAGATGTGCGGCAACGGCGTGCGCGTCTTCGCCCACTTCGTCCGCGCGACCGGACTCACCGACACGGACACCTTCACGGTGGGCTCGCGCGCCGGGGCCCGGCCGGTGATCATCCACTCCTTCGACGACGTGCATGCCGAGGTCACGGTGGAGATGGGCATCGCCCGCCTCGACGGCACCTCGGTCGTGCGCATCGGCGACGACATCTACCCGGGTGCGAAGGTCGACGTCGGGAACCCGCACCTGGCGTGTGTGGTGGCCGATCTCACCGCCGACGCCCTCGCGGCCGTCGACTTCACCGCGGGCGTGGTCATCGAGGCCGACGACTTCCCGAACGGAGCCAACGTCGAGCTGCTCACCCCGCCGGCCGAGGACGTCGACGGACGTCTGTACGCGCGGATGCGGGTCTTCGAACGCGGCGTCGGAGAGACCCGCAGCTGCGGAACAGGACTGGTCGCAGCCACGCGCGCCGCTCTCGACGCGCGCGGGCAGGACACCGGTGAGCTGCGCATCGGCATCCCGGGCGGCGAGGTCACGGTGACCATTCGGACCGACGGCTCGACCCTGCGCGGCCCGTCGATGCTGGTCGCCGACGGCGTCCTGCGACCCGGCTGGGACCGCTGA
- the miaB gene encoding tRNA (N6-isopentenyl adenosine(37)-C2)-methylthiotransferase MiaB, which produces MSDRPDEAASAQSARSYQVRTYGCQMNVHDSERISGLLEDAGYVRAGENDDADLVVFNTCAIRENADNKLYGNLSHLAPVKSQRPGMQIAVGGCLAQKDKDTVIAKAPWVDVVFGTHNIGSLPALLDRARHNEEAQVEILDSLERFPSTLPAKRDSAYSGWVSVSVGCNNTCTFCIVPSLRGKEVDRRPGDVLAEVKALVDQGVVEVTLLGQNVNAYGMSFADPDQPRNRGAFAELLRACGDIEGLERVRFTSPHPAEFTDDVIEAMAETPNVCPQLHMPLQSGSDRILKAMRRSYRQTRFLGILDKVRAAMPHAAITTDIIVGFPGETEEDFQATLDVVEHAQFSSAFTFQYSPRPGTPAATMPDQVPADVVGERYQRLIALQERICLSENESLTGTEVELLVVADEGRKSAETRRMTGRARDGRLVHFAPGGTAGIRPGDVVHTVVTAAAPHHLIADAGVLSHRRTRAGDAYEQSRTPTTAPVGVGLGLPTIGPPVPTLASASADAGCGSCG; this is translated from the coding sequence TTGTCGGATCGGCCTGACGAGGCTGCATCAGCCCAGTCAGCCCGCAGCTACCAGGTTCGCACCTACGGCTGCCAGATGAACGTTCACGACTCCGAACGCATCTCGGGCCTCCTCGAGGACGCGGGATATGTGCGTGCCGGTGAGAACGACGACGCCGATCTGGTCGTCTTCAACACCTGTGCCATCCGCGAGAACGCCGACAACAAGCTCTACGGCAACCTGTCGCACCTCGCGCCGGTGAAGTCCCAGCGCCCAGGCATGCAGATCGCCGTCGGCGGCTGCCTCGCGCAGAAGGACAAGGACACCGTCATCGCCAAGGCGCCGTGGGTCGACGTCGTCTTCGGCACCCACAACATCGGGTCGCTCCCGGCGCTGCTTGACCGCGCCCGCCACAACGAGGAGGCGCAGGTCGAGATCCTCGACTCCCTCGAGCGCTTCCCGTCGACGCTGCCCGCCAAGCGCGACTCGGCCTACTCCGGCTGGGTGTCGGTGTCGGTGGGCTGCAACAACACGTGCACCTTCTGCATCGTGCCGTCGCTGCGCGGCAAGGAGGTCGACCGCCGCCCCGGTGACGTGCTCGCCGAGGTCAAGGCGCTCGTCGACCAGGGCGTCGTCGAGGTGACGCTGCTCGGACAGAACGTCAACGCCTACGGCATGTCCTTCGCCGATCCCGACCAGCCGCGCAACCGCGGAGCCTTCGCCGAACTGCTGCGTGCCTGCGGTGACATCGAAGGGCTCGAACGGGTTCGGTTCACCTCACCGCATCCCGCCGAGTTCACCGACGACGTCATCGAGGCGATGGCCGAGACCCCCAACGTGTGCCCGCAGCTGCACATGCCGCTGCAGTCCGGCTCCGACCGCATCCTGAAGGCGATGCGACGCAGCTACCGTCAGACCAGGTTCCTCGGCATCCTCGACAAGGTCCGCGCGGCGATGCCGCATGCCGCGATCACCACCGACATCATCGTCGGGTTCCCGGGGGAGACCGAGGAGGACTTCCAGGCGACCCTCGACGTCGTGGAACACGCTCAGTTCTCCAGCGCCTTCACCTTCCAGTACTCGCCGCGCCCCGGAACCCCGGCCGCGACGATGCCCGACCAGGTGCCCGCCGACGTCGTCGGCGAGCGCTACCAGCGTCTCATCGCGCTGCAGGAACGAATCTGCCTGTCGGAGAACGAATCCCTGACCGGCACCGAGGTGGAGCTGCTCGTCGTCGCCGACGAGGGACGCAAGTCCGCCGAGACCCGGCGCATGACCGGTCGCGCGCGTGACGGGCGCCTCGTGCACTTCGCGCCCGGCGGCACCGCGGGCATCCGCCCCGGCGACGTGGTCCACACCGTGGTCACCGCCGCGGCGCCGCACCACCTGATCGCCGACGCCGGGGTGCTCTCGCACCGCCGTACGCGCGCCGGCGACGCCTACGAGCAGAGCCGCACGCCCACGACCGCCCCCGTCGGCGTCGGGCTCGGCCTTCCGACCATTGGTCCCCCCGTACCCACCCTTGCCTCGGCGTCTGCCGACGCCGGATGCGGTTCCTGCGGTTAG
- the hflX gene encoding GTPase HflX, whose translation MTESSAQILSDADLDDRSGDLHRDDDPTVGELQLSERASLQRVAGLSTELTDVTEVEYRQLRLEKVVLVGVWTEGSAASAEANMAELAALAETAGSQVLDALIQRRSKPDSATYIGSGKAEELREIVLATGADTVICDGELTPAQLTALEKVVKVKVIDRTALILDIFAQHATSREGKAQVSLAQMEYMLPRLRGWGESMSRQAGGRAGSNGGVGLRGPGETKIETDRRRIRERMAKLRREIRDMKKARTTKRAARNRSAIPSITVAGYTNAGKSSLVNAMTGAGVLVQDALFATLDPTTRRATLDDGRAVVFTDTVGFVRHLPTQLVEAFRSTLEEVVDADLLLHVVDGSDPFPMEQISAVRQVISEIVAEEKAEAPPELLVINKIDAIDGNRLTELRGAVGADAVFVSARTGEGLPELFDRVREFVGREDVELTIEVPFSRGDIVSRIHSEGEVLASEHTESGTTMKVRVPAAFAGEIADLTV comes from the coding sequence ATGACCGAATCATCAGCACAGATCCTGTCCGACGCGGACCTCGACGATCGCTCCGGTGACCTCCACCGTGACGACGATCCGACCGTCGGCGAACTCCAACTCTCCGAGCGCGCGTCGCTGCAGCGCGTCGCCGGACTCTCCACCGAACTCACCGACGTCACCGAAGTCGAGTACCGGCAGCTCCGCCTCGAGAAGGTGGTCCTCGTCGGTGTCTGGACCGAGGGCAGCGCCGCCTCGGCCGAAGCGAACATGGCCGAGCTCGCCGCGCTGGCGGAGACCGCCGGTTCGCAGGTCCTCGACGCGCTGATCCAGCGCCGGTCCAAACCGGACTCCGCCACCTACATCGGTAGCGGCAAGGCCGAGGAACTCCGCGAGATCGTCCTGGCGACCGGGGCCGACACCGTCATCTGCGACGGTGAGCTCACACCCGCCCAGCTGACCGCGCTGGAGAAGGTCGTCAAGGTCAAGGTCATCGACCGGACCGCACTCATCCTCGACATCTTCGCCCAGCACGCCACGTCCCGCGAGGGCAAGGCGCAGGTCTCGCTGGCGCAGATGGAGTACATGCTCCCGCGTCTGCGTGGTTGGGGTGAGTCGATGTCCCGGCAGGCCGGTGGCCGGGCCGGAAGCAACGGCGGTGTGGGTCTGCGTGGTCCCGGTGAGACCAAGATCGAGACCGACCGCCGGCGCATCCGTGAGCGGATGGCCAAGTTGCGCCGCGAGATCCGCGACATGAAGAAGGCGCGCACCACCAAGCGTGCCGCCCGCAACCGTTCGGCGATCCCGTCGATCACCGTCGCCGGCTACACCAACGCCGGCAAGTCGAGTCTGGTCAACGCGATGACCGGCGCCGGTGTCCTGGTGCAGGACGCGCTGTTCGCGACCCTGGACCCGACGACCCGGCGGGCCACGCTCGACGACGGCCGGGCCGTGGTCTTCACCGACACCGTCGGTTTCGTGCGCCACCTGCCCACCCAGCTCGTCGAGGCGTTCCGGTCGACTCTGGAAGAGGTCGTCGACGCCGACCTGCTCCTGCACGTCGTAGACGGATCGGATCCCTTCCCGATGGAACAGATCTCGGCGGTGCGTCAGGTCATCAGCGAGATCGTCGCCGAGGAGAAGGCGGAGGCGCCGCCGGAACTGTTGGTGATCAACAAGATCGACGCGATCGACGGGAACCGGCTCACCGAACTGCGCGGTGCGGTCGGCGCCGACGCGGTGTTCGTCTCGGCACGCACCGGCGAGGGATTGCCCGAACTGTTCGACCGCGTCCGCGAGTTCGTGGGTCGCGAAGACGTCGAGCTCACCATCGAGGTGCCGTTCTCCCGCGGCGACATCGTCTCCCGCATCCACAGCGAGGGCGAGGTCCTCGCCTCCGAGCACACCGAGTCGGGTACGACGATGAAGGTCCGCGTCCCGGCCGCTTTCGCGGGCGAGATCGCGGACCTCACGGTCTAG